One Gammaproteobacteria bacterium genomic window carries:
- a CDS encoding DUF58 domain-containing protein codes for MFAKARAYLRRRIREWAKSRQGPDGRRVTIVQRRLYILPTPQGFLFGLTLLVMLLGSMNYANSMGFMLTFLLASLAVIAMHASHSNLLGLELVAAHAEPVFAGETARFHVAVHNPGRHARVAVTLSAEQDERTITSDVPAAGQNLAPVPLATARRGWQPLGRLALESSYPFGLFRPWSWIYMDWKVLVYPAPAEQAPPLPEPLGGQGLGKPNDQGEDDFSGLRQYQRGDSPRRIAWKASSRQQELLTKRFSGTGQQTRWFDWADLAGLDDETRLSVLCRWVLNAHAAGMAYGMKLPGAVFPPAAGEEQRLRCLEALALHGISIADEEEAA; via the coding sequence ATGTTCGCCAAGGCGCGCGCGTATCTCCGCCGCCGCATCCGGGAATGGGCCAAGAGCCGCCAGGGCCCGGACGGACGGCGTGTCACGATCGTGCAGCGGCGGCTGTACATCCTGCCCACGCCGCAGGGCTTCCTGTTCGGCCTGACCCTGCTGGTGATGCTGCTCGGCTCCATGAACTACGCCAACAGCATGGGCTTCATGCTGACCTTCCTGCTCGCCTCCCTCGCGGTCATCGCCATGCACGCGTCGCACTCCAACCTGCTGGGCCTGGAGCTGGTGGCGGCCCATGCCGAGCCCGTGTTCGCGGGCGAGACCGCGCGCTTCCACGTGGCGGTGCACAACCCGGGCCGTCACGCGCGCGTGGCCGTGACCCTGAGCGCCGAGCAGGACGAGCGCACCATCACCAGCGACGTGCCGGCGGCGGGCCAGAACCTGGCGCCGGTGCCGCTCGCCACCGCCCGCCGCGGCTGGCAGCCGCTCGGGCGCCTGGCGCTGGAGAGCAGCTATCCCTTCGGCCTGTTCCGTCCCTGGAGCTGGATCTACATGGACTGGAAGGTGCTGGTGTATCCCGCACCCGCGGAACAGGCGCCGCCCCTGCCGGAGCCGCTGGGCGGCCAGGGCCTGGGCAAGCCCAACGACCAGGGCGAGGACGACTTCAGCGGCCTGCGCCAGTACCAGCGCGGCGATTCGCCGCGTCGCATCGCCTGGAAGGCCTCGAGCCGCCAGCAGGAACTCCTGACCAAGCGCTTCTCGGGCACCGGCCAGCAGACCCGCTGGTTCGACTGGGCGGACCTCGCCGGGCTCGACGACGAGACCCGCCTCTCGGTGCTGTGCCGCTGGGTGCTGAACGCCCATGCCGCCGGCATGGCCTATGGCATGAAGCTCCCCGGGGCGGTGTTCCCGCCGGCGGCCGGCGAGGAGCAGCGCCTGCGCTGCCTGGAGGCGCTGGCGCTGCACGGCATCTCCATCGCCGACGAAGAGGAAGCGGCGTGA
- a CDS encoding AAA family ATPase: MRKLEQALAEANRIVLGKDAQIRLCIACLLAGGHLLIEDIPGVGKTTLAHALARVLGLSYQRIQFTSDLLPADIIGASIFERQSESFRFHPGPIFAQLILADEVNRATPKTQSALLEAMEERQVTVDGETRALPQPFFVIATQNPLQQVGTFPLPESQLDRFLMRIELGYPGEDAERDLLRGRDRREVLADLKPALEPRDLASLREAASRVHVSDALLDYLQALVRYTREGNRFENGLSPRAALGLKHSAQVWALLAGRSGVLPEDLQAVLPGVAGHRLHPRGGREAPPAAQLARELLEAVPIP; encoded by the coding sequence ATGCGCAAGCTGGAGCAGGCGCTGGCGGAAGCCAACCGCATCGTGCTCGGCAAGGACGCGCAGATCCGCCTTTGCATCGCCTGCCTGCTGGCGGGCGGGCACCTCCTCATCGAGGACATACCGGGCGTAGGCAAGACCACGCTGGCCCACGCGCTGGCGCGGGTGCTGGGTTTGAGCTACCAGCGCATCCAGTTCACCAGCGATCTCCTGCCCGCCGACATCATCGGCGCCTCCATCTTCGAGCGCCAGAGCGAGAGCTTCCGCTTCCACCCCGGACCGATCTTCGCCCAACTCATCCTCGCCGACGAGGTGAACCGCGCCACCCCGAAGACCCAGAGCGCCCTGCTCGAGGCCATGGAAGAGCGCCAGGTGACCGTGGACGGCGAGACCCGCGCGCTGCCGCAGCCGTTCTTCGTGATCGCCACCCAGAACCCGCTGCAGCAGGTGGGCACCTTCCCGCTGCCGGAGTCTCAGCTGGACCGCTTCCTGATGCGCATCGAGCTCGGCTACCCGGGCGAAGACGCGGAACGCGACCTCCTACGCGGCCGCGACCGGCGCGAGGTGCTGGCGGACCTCAAGCCCGCGCTGGAGCCGCGCGACCTCGCCTCCCTGCGCGAGGCCGCCTCGCGCGTGCACGTCTCGGACGCGCTCCTCGACTACCTGCAGGCGCTGGTGCGCTACACCCGCGAGGGCAACCGCTTCGAGAACGGCCTGTCGCCGCGCGCGGCGCTCGGCCTCAAGCACTCGGCCCAGGTGTGGGCGCTGCTGGCGGGCCGCAGCGGCGTGCTGCCCGAGGACCTGCAGGCGGTGCTGCCGGGCGTGGCGGGCCATAGGCTGCATCCGCGCGGCGGCCGCGAGGCGCCGCCGGCGGCGCAGCTCGCGCGTGAACTGCTCGAAGCCGTCCCGATCCCCTAA
- a CDS encoding DGQHR domain-containing protein, translated as MLATQVRQKDGVFYFAAYPVEDLLAKVQFISRFYGEGEQIAPEKPAEGDEIAEFIGHIEHSDKAFQRQLGRAKVAALKNFYETAASQPPIPGTVLLFTNERLDFDPMQGFESVGHLQEPKGKYLIIDGQHRLAALNFYRKDRPGEARTISVPCVIFDGRSEDFATEMFVIINSTPTRINKSHLIDLYERVSWAAPEKKFAARIVEKLYSSGDSPLRYRINRLGGRAQRQKWILQAELFNELNRWISADWKSIERRGADDKEAERFYRVVRDFLKAAETVWGEAWGHNSYMITTSVTLKAQLRVCADLAPQDATPENGRLERWTKRLAPWTEQKRMFRAEGFYERFPAKGQVERVSRIHKELLRAAGIEPFVRSQGKRKPEAR; from the coding sequence ATGCTGGCGACCCAGGTCCGACAGAAAGACGGCGTGTTCTACTTCGCGGCCTATCCCGTGGAGGACCTGCTGGCCAAGGTGCAGTTCATCAGCCGCTTCTACGGCGAGGGTGAGCAGATCGCCCCGGAGAAGCCGGCCGAGGGCGACGAGATCGCCGAGTTCATCGGGCACATCGAGCACTCCGACAAGGCCTTCCAGCGCCAGCTGGGCCGCGCCAAGGTGGCGGCCCTCAAGAACTTCTACGAGACCGCCGCCAGCCAGCCGCCGATCCCCGGCACCGTGCTGCTGTTCACCAACGAGCGGCTGGACTTCGATCCCATGCAGGGCTTCGAGAGCGTCGGCCACCTGCAGGAGCCCAAGGGCAAGTACCTCATCATCGACGGCCAGCACCGCCTGGCGGCCCTGAACTTCTACCGCAAGGACCGCCCGGGCGAGGCCCGCACCATCAGCGTGCCCTGCGTGATCTTCGACGGGCGCAGCGAGGACTTCGCCACCGAGATGTTCGTCATCATCAACTCGACCCCGACGCGCATCAACAAGAGCCACCTCATCGACCTGTACGAGCGCGTGTCCTGGGCGGCGCCGGAGAAGAAGTTCGCCGCGCGCATCGTGGAGAAGCTCTACTCCAGCGGCGACAGCCCGCTGCGCTACCGCATCAACCGCCTGGGCGGCCGCGCCCAGCGCCAGAAGTGGATCCTGCAGGCGGAGCTGTTCAACGAGCTCAACCGCTGGATCAGCGCAGACTGGAAGTCCATCGAGCGGCGCGGCGCCGACGACAAGGAGGCAGAGCGCTTCTACCGGGTGGTGCGCGACTTCCTCAAGGCGGCCGAGACGGTCTGGGGCGAGGCCTGGGGCCACAACTCCTACATGATCACCACCTCGGTGACGCTGAAGGCCCAGCTGCGCGTGTGCGCGGACCTGGCGCCGCAGGACGCGACGCCGGAGAACGGCCGGCTGGAGCGCTGGACCAAGCGTCTCGCGCCCTGGACCGAGCAGAAGCGCATGTTCCGGGCCGAGGGCTTCTACGAGCGCTTCCCCGCCAAGGGCCAGGTGGAGCGCGTCTCGCGCATCCACAAGGAGCTGCTGCGGGCCGCCGGCATCGAGCCCTTCGTCCGCTCCCAGGGCAAGCGCAAGCCGGAAGCGCGCTGA